A genomic stretch from Sulfurihydrogenibium azorense Az-Fu1 includes:
- the lptC gene encoding LPS export ABC transporter periplasmic protein LptC yields the protein MLEKTKKFFFTFLVILSVSFIFKEISDYLDRQKILEKIKYSNNTLENFYLVSKADQTYTLTGSKMVVKGDNIFIENPKGHYEGEKGSFDLKSKESTYHTKEKVAKFYKDVIFTGKDIDIKTEYIVIDTQKNIVYNDTDTLIYSQEMTTRGKNLFLDMEKEFLKLDEVNSEYRGKNG from the coding sequence GTGTTAGAGAAGACTAAAAAATTTTTCTTCACTTTTTTAGTTATTTTATCTGTATCATTCATATTTAAAGAAATCTCAGATTACTTAGACAGACAAAAAATATTAGAAAAGATAAAGTACTCAAATAATACTTTAGAAAACTTTTACTTAGTGTCAAAAGCAGACCAAACCTATACCCTAACAGGATCAAAGATGGTAGTTAAAGGAGATAATATCTTTATAGAAAATCCAAAAGGGCATTATGAAGGGGAAAAGGGAAGTTTTGATTTAAAGTCTAAAGAAAGTACTTACCATACAAAAGAGAAAGTAGCAAAATTCTATAAAGACGTAATTTTTACGGGTAAAGATATTGATATAAAAACCGAATATATAGTTATAGATACACAAAAGAATATAGTTTATAATGATACTGATACATTAATCTACTCGCAAGAGATGACTACAAGAGGGAAAAATTTATTTTTAGATATGGAAAAGGAGTTTTTAAAGTTGGATGAAGTAAACAGTGAGTATAGAGGTAAAAATGGTTAA
- the aroA gene encoding 3-phosphoshikimate 1-carboxyvinyltransferase encodes MEKTVKPVKRIEGSLRVPSDKSVSHRSIILPSLAEGESVIKNFLKAGDTLTTLNVYRKLGVDIEEKDNVIYVKGKGLEGLKEPDDVLDMGNSGTTTRLTLGVLAGQNFFATLTGDDSLRKRPMKRVVDPLSEMGAKVDGRKEANNLPISIRGGKLKGISYFNSKMSAQVKSAILLAGLYAETPTEVVEPIVSRDHTEKMLNWMGANIEIDFMTDGYKVKISKTDRLKPIHINVPADPSSAAFFAAAASIVPKSEIILKDVMVNPTRDGFFRKLKEMGADIEYKNKRDEAGEIVADVIVKYNDLKGVKVVKEEVPSMIDELPLLAIVATQAEGETVITGAEELRVKESDRIKAIVENFKRLNLEIEELEDGMVIKGKQKVKGGVVDSYKDHRIAMGFAILGLVSEDGITIKDADCVYISYPDFFKHLEKVSK; translated from the coding sequence ATGGAAAAAACAGTTAAACCTGTAAAAAGGATAGAAGGCTCACTAAGAGTTCCTTCTGATAAATCTGTATCCCATAGGTCTATTATATTACCATCACTGGCAGAGGGAGAGTCTGTTATTAAAAACTTTTTAAAGGCTGGAGATACTCTAACCACTTTAAATGTATATAGAAAGTTAGGAGTAGATATAGAAGAGAAAGATAACGTTATATACGTAAAAGGTAAAGGTTTAGAAGGATTAAAGGAGCCTGACGATGTTCTTGATATGGGAAACTCTGGGACTACAACGAGACTAACACTTGGAGTTTTAGCAGGACAAAATTTCTTTGCAACTTTAACCGGTGATGATAGTTTAAGAAAAAGACCTATGAAAAGAGTCGTTGACCCATTATCTGAGATGGGAGCAAAAGTAGATGGTAGAAAAGAGGCAAACAACCTTCCTATATCTATAAGAGGTGGAAAGTTAAAAGGAATATCTTACTTTAACAGTAAGATGTCTGCTCAGGTAAAGTCTGCCATTTTACTTGCTGGACTTTACGCTGAAACACCTACAGAAGTAGTAGAGCCTATAGTGTCAAGAGACCACACAGAAAAGATGTTAAACTGGATGGGTGCAAACATAGAGATAGATTTTATGACTGATGGTTATAAAGTTAAAATATCTAAAACAGATAGATTAAAACCTATCCATATAAACGTTCCAGCTGACCCTTCTTCTGCTGCCTTTTTTGCAGCTGCAGCTTCAATAGTTCCAAAATCAGAGATTATTCTTAAAGATGTTATGGTTAATCCTACAAGGGATGGCTTTTTTAGAAAGTTGAAAGAGATGGGAGCTGATATAGAATATAAAAACAAGAGAGATGAAGCAGGAGAAATTGTGGCAGACGTTATAGTAAAGTACAACGACTTAAAAGGTGTTAAAGTAGTAAAAGAAGAAGTTCCATCTATGATAGATGAGCTGCCTTTACTTGCTATAGTTGCAACTCAAGCTGAAGGAGAGACTGTTATAACAGGAGCTGAAGAGTTAAGAGTAAAAGAAAGTGATAGAATAAAAGCGATAGTAGAAAACTTTAAAAGATTAAACTTAGAGATAGAAGAGTTAGAAGATGGAATGGTAATAAAAGGTAAACAAAAAGTAAAAGGTGGTGTTGTAGATTCTTACAAAGACCATAGAATAGCCATGGGATTTGCGATTTTAGGTCTTGTATCTGAAGATGGTATAACTATAAAAGATGCAGACTGTGTTTACATATCTTATCCAGATTTTTTCAAACATTTAGAAAAAGTTTCCAAGTAG
- a CDS encoding glycosyltransferase family 4 protein, whose amino-acid sequence MKILWINANPNPNPGGTEAHSIDFINNLENIPDITIYKAVAKGSFVDKNTTDRNKFYISLKSEFSPVNTIKLINLARKLKPDFVIGNNGNEYINTFLAGKLSGSKIILFRHMLNYQPFFNKKFILPKVDKIFAVSQASKNRLLKDGVPENKIEILPNFIDEEKFYYSSQEKQSVRKQLNISPNEIVITFIGKVDRGKGIYDYVEVCKELHTIFKNLKFLIIGDGRDLKPALERFKNYSLQDKVITTGNVVNPHWYLKAADVVLVLSKGEESFGRTVIEGFAVKSLVVVYDVENLKYLIENYKTGLIVEKGNINQAVDSIKKVLKDNSLYNTITENAYQEFLQKYTKKKVLQEFLSKLKALL is encoded by the coding sequence ATGAAAATTCTTTGGATTAACGCAAACCCAAATCCAAATCCCGGTGGAACAGAAGCCCACTCTATAGACTTTATAAATAACCTTGAAAACATTCCTGATATCACAATCTACAAAGCAGTTGCAAAAGGAAGTTTTGTAGACAAAAACACAACCGACAGAAATAAGTTTTATATATCTTTAAAGTCAGAGTTTTCACCGGTAAACACCATAAAGCTAATAAACCTTGCCAGAAAATTAAAACCAGATTTTGTAATAGGAAACAACGGAAACGAGTATATAAACACATTTTTAGCAGGGAAACTGTCAGGCTCAAAAATAATCCTCTTTCGTCATATGTTAAACTACCAACCATTTTTCAATAAAAAGTTTATCTTACCTAAAGTTGATAAAATTTTTGCAGTAAGTCAGGCAAGTAAAAATAGGCTTTTAAAAGATGGTGTCCCAGAAAACAAGATAGAAATCCTTCCAAACTTTATAGACGAAGAAAAGTTTTACTACAGCTCCCAAGAAAAACAGTCTGTAAGAAAACAGTTAAACATATCTCCAAATGAGATTGTAATAACCTTTATAGGTAAAGTTGACAGAGGAAAAGGAATATACGACTATGTAGAAGTTTGTAAGGAGCTCCATACTATATTTAAAAACTTAAAATTTTTAATCATCGGTGATGGGAGAGATTTAAAGCCAGCTTTAGAAAGATTTAAAAATTACTCATTACAAGACAAAGTTATAACTACTGGAAATGTAGTAAACCCCCACTGGTACTTGAAAGCAGCTGATGTAGTGCTGGTTTTATCAAAAGGAGAAGAAAGTTTTGGTAGAACGGTTATAGAAGGTTTTGCTGTAAAGAGTTTAGTAGTTGTTTATGATGTAGAAAATCTTAAATATCTAATAGAAAACTACAAAACCGGTTTAATTGTAGAAAAAGGCAATATAAATCAAGCTGTAGACAGCATAAAAAAAGTCCTTAAGGATAATAGCCTTTACAACACTATAACAGAAAACGCCTACCAAGAGTTTTTACAAAAGTACACAAAAAAGAAAGTCTTGCAAGAGTTTTTAAGTAAGCTAAAAGCTTTGTTATAA
- the hemA gene encoding glutamyl-tRNA reductase: MEIFSTGFNYKTAPVEIREKLAITESNYQSILEKLNSLDNVYEICVISTCNRVEFYGVFDGDESLKYEILKVLSQYSSIPINILEKHVFFYTGRDAIRHIFRVSSSLDSMVIGEPQIVCQFKESFSLAKEYKAVRHILTRLFDKALNVSKKIRTSTGISKKAVSISYAAALLARKIFGDLKDKSVLVIGAGEMAELAAKHLSSMGVKHIFVSNRTFERAVELAEKVNGSAIRFDKILEFLPEVDIVIVSTGATQPILKKEDIKKAVKNKREPLFIIDISVPRNVEDDVNKIEGVYLYNIDDLKSIVNSNIEERKIEAQRAELIVEDEVEKFIKWLNTQKVNPLITQIRDYADQLREKQLERLFKQIPYLTEKEKENIDLAFRSLINKLLHRPTMYIKDKASKEGNDLYIKIIEEMFSSKWDLRNKKQEKESVRED, translated from the coding sequence ATGGAAATTTTTTCAACCGGGTTTAATTATAAGACAGCTCCTGTAGAAATAAGGGAAAAGTTAGCAATTACAGAATCAAACTACCAGTCTATCTTAGAGAAGCTAAACTCTCTTGATAATGTATACGAAATATGTGTTATATCTACCTGTAATAGAGTTGAGTTTTACGGTGTTTTTGATGGAGATGAGTCTTTAAAGTATGAAATCCTAAAAGTACTTTCTCAATACTCTTCAATACCTATCAATATTTTAGAAAAACATGTATTTTTTTATACAGGCAGAGATGCTATAAGACATATTTTTAGAGTTTCTTCAAGTTTAGATTCAATGGTTATAGGAGAACCCCAGATAGTCTGTCAGTTTAAAGAGTCCTTTTCCCTTGCAAAAGAGTACAAAGCAGTTAGACACATACTAACAAGGCTTTTTGACAAAGCCCTAAATGTATCTAAAAAAATAAGAACTTCTACAGGAATATCCAAAAAAGCAGTATCTATAAGTTATGCAGCTGCTTTACTTGCAAGGAAAATATTTGGAGATTTAAAGGATAAATCTGTACTGGTGATAGGTGCAGGGGAGATGGCAGAGCTTGCTGCAAAGCATCTGTCATCTATGGGTGTAAAACATATCTTTGTATCAAATAGAACATTTGAAAGAGCTGTAGAGCTTGCAGAAAAAGTCAACGGAAGCGCAATAAGATTTGACAAAATTTTAGAATTTTTACCAGAGGTAGATATTGTAATAGTATCAACAGGTGCAACTCAACCTATATTAAAAAAGGAAGATATAAAAAAAGCAGTAAAAAACAAAAGAGAGCCCTTATTCATAATCGATATATCAGTTCCGAGAAACGTAGAAGATGATGTTAATAAAATTGAAGGAGTTTACCTTTACAACATTGATGACTTAAAATCTATCGTAAACTCAAACATTGAAGAAAGAAAGATAGAAGCTCAAAGGGCAGAGCTTATAGTAGAAGACGAAGTAGAGAAGTTTATAAAGTGGTTAAACACTCAAAAGGTAAACCCTTTAATAACTCAGATAAGAGATTACGCAGACCAACTTAGAGAAAAACAGTTAGAAAGACTTTTTAAACAGATACCATACCTAACAGAAAAAGAAAAAGAAAATATAGACTTAGCCTTCAGATCTTTAATAAACAAGCTACTACACAGACCTACAATGTATATAAAAGATAAAGCCTCGAAAGAAGGTAATGATTTATACATAAAAATCATAGAAGAGATGTTTAGCTCAAAGTGGGATTTAAGAAACAAAAAGCAAGAGAAGGAAAGTGTTAGAGAAGACTAA
- a CDS encoding polysaccharide deacetylase family protein produces the protein MKVLTYHNIDYPPENAKLKSLYVNPNKFESQIKLLKKLGFQTVLSDEINKSKKNIILTFDDGYRDFVRNAYPILKKYNAKAIIFVVVGLTGKYNLWDWEKLNVKKPLMDWEEIKFLVSEGFEIGSHTITHPYLTKIPEKTAKAEIEDSKKILEDKLGVEIKTFCYPYGDYNERIKDLVADAGYKMAFTTQEGSYEESKDIYQIKRITVFGHYLLPQFLWKFLV, from the coding sequence ATGAAGGTTTTAACCTACCACAATATAGACTATCCACCGGAAAACGCTAAGCTAAAAAGCCTTTATGTAAATCCTAACAAGTTTGAAAGCCAGATAAAACTTTTAAAAAAGTTAGGCTTTCAAACTGTTTTATCAGATGAGATTAACAAAAGTAAAAAAAATATAATTTTGACTTTTGATGACGGTTATAGAGATTTTGTAAGAAATGCATACCCTATTTTAAAAAAGTACAACGCAAAAGCAATAATATTTGTAGTAGTAGGATTAACAGGTAAGTACAATCTCTGGGACTGGGAGAAACTTAACGTAAAAAAACCCTTGATGGACTGGGAAGAGATAAAGTTTTTAGTAAGTGAAGGTTTTGAGATAGGGTCTCACACTATTACCCATCCATATTTAACAAAAATTCCGGAAAAGACTGCAAAAGCTGAGATAGAAGACTCTAAGAAAATACTGGAAGACAAGTTAGGTGTAGAAATTAAAACATTTTGTTATCCTTACGGAGACTACAACGAGAGAATAAAAGACTTAGTAGCAGATGCAGGTTATAAGATGGCTTTCACAACTCAAGAAGGTTCTTACGAAGAAAGTAAAGATATTTACCAAATAAAAAGAATCACAGTCTTTGGACACTACCTTTTACCACAGTTTTTATGGAAATTCTTAGTATGA
- a CDS encoding ComF family protein, with amino-acid sequence MFSKECLICKNPFIFENQNVICQDCLNQSKTQVAFYCRSCGKAQEYPICDNCKVERKYEDIQVFTYYYYIQDAIKQLKFNKIKPLAKDLGLLIKDDIQDYLRKNKIQNILYIPISKNVQKERGFNHLKEILKYAVPSFLVKDYIVKHRETAFQMQLNKEDRFKNLKDAFSLTVDSIKGNTLVFDDILTTGATLLEIYNLIKDKTDGKIYAYVIARG; translated from the coding sequence CTGTTTTCAAAAGAGTGTTTAATATGTAAAAACCCTTTTATATTCGAAAATCAAAACGTGATATGTCAAGACTGTTTAAACCAATCAAAAACACAGGTAGCATTCTACTGTAGAAGCTGTGGAAAAGCTCAAGAGTACCCTATATGTGATAACTGTAAAGTAGAGAGAAAGTACGAAGATATTCAAGTATTTACTTACTACTACTATATTCAAGATGCTATAAAGCAGCTGAAGTTTAATAAGATTAAACCTTTAGCCAAAGATTTAGGTTTACTTATAAAAGACGATATACAAGACTACTTAAGAAAAAACAAAATTCAAAACATCCTCTACATTCCTATATCTAAAAACGTTCAAAAAGAAAGGGGATTTAACCACTTAAAAGAGATATTAAAGTATGCAGTTCCATCTTTTTTAGTAAAAGACTACATTGTAAAACATAGAGAGACAGCTTTTCAGATGCAGCTAAACAAGGAAGACAGGTTTAAAAACTTAAAAGATGCTTTTTCTCTAACAGTAGACAGTATAAAAGGTAATACATTAGTTTTTGATGATATTTTAACTACAGGTGCGACCCTTTTAGAGATTTACAATTTAATAAAGGACAAAACAGATGGAAAAATCTACGCTTACGTAATAGCGAGAGGTTAA
- a CDS encoding ExeA family protein, giving the protein MNYLEFFGLKEDPFKINPDPDYFFETLTHRKALNLLWYTLESKESFGVIIGEPGTGKTTILKKFLKSLPNKYTTAVILNPFLSPEEFLKTLLDEFKIEYDEKSLKNEMLKKIYTFLEEQLSNGKKVLVVIDEAQLLPDETLEEIRLLSNLETDKEKLIQFILVGQPEFEEKLLNPKLRQLNNRISNKYFLEPLSKEEVEKYINHRLKIVDFKEIKFDKSAIDEIYSKSKGIPRLINLIASRSLMVAFLKKKTVIEKEDILKSLTALNQDVFEDAEKSSNIKVYLTFFLILTAIFMVLWYIFSILKNIIGV; this is encoded by the coding sequence ATGAACTATTTAGAGTTTTTTGGGTTAAAGGAAGACCCTTTTAAGATTAATCCAGACCCTGATTACTTTTTTGAAACTTTAACCCATAGAAAAGCTTTAAACCTTCTTTGGTACACTTTAGAATCAAAAGAAAGTTTTGGAGTCATTATAGGAGAACCGGGAACAGGGAAAACAACAATATTAAAGAAATTTTTAAAAAGCCTGCCTAACAAGTACACAACTGCAGTAATACTAAACCCTTTTTTATCTCCTGAAGAGTTTTTAAAGACACTTTTAGATGAGTTTAAGATAGAGTATGATGAAAAAAGTTTAAAAAATGAGATGTTGAAAAAGATTTACACTTTTCTTGAAGAGCAGCTATCCAATGGAAAAAAAGTTTTAGTAGTAATTGATGAAGCCCAACTTCTACCAGATGAAACCTTAGAAGAGATAAGATTACTTTCAAATCTAGAAACGGATAAAGAAAAACTAATTCAGTTTATATTAGTAGGACAACCAGAGTTTGAAGAAAAACTTTTAAACCCAAAACTAAGACAACTCAACAATAGAATATCAAATAAATACTTTTTAGAACCTTTATCAAAAGAAGAGGTGGAAAAGTATATAAACCATAGGTTAAAGATTGTTGATTTTAAGGAAATAAAGTTTGATAAATCTGCGATTGATGAAATTTACAGTAAATCTAAAGGCATTCCAAGGTTGATAAATCTAATAGCTTCAAGGTCGTTAATGGTAGCATTCTTAAAGAAGAAAACAGTGATAGAAAAGGAAGATATTCTGAAAAGTCTAACTGCATTAAACCAAGATGTCTTTGAAGATGCAGAAAAATCAAGCAACATCAAAGTTTACTTAACATTTTTTTTAATTTTAACTGCTATTTTTATGGTACTATGGTATATATTTAGTATACTTAAAAACATAATAGGGGTTTAA
- a CDS encoding cation diffusion facilitator family transporter, producing the protein MIYKENVFRERKSTEKKSKILIAVILNLFIVVLQIIFGLYSNSVSLITDAVHNFQDVLSLIVALVAVYAISRKPSFEMTYGFLKAEAMASFVNNLVLLFTLIFISYEAVVRFINPEEVKSFYVIVFGFLAFVINLFSALILKTHHHHDHDDHHHEDINIKAAYLHLLSDALLSLAVVVGGVFMYLFSIYWIDPVLSLIFVGYIIKEVFKGLKESYSILMEAVPKNIDLESLIQDIEKNFPHIVEIHDIHVWRLSSSDTYLTAHIVLDDLAYFEELLEDLEVYLKNKGINHITIQPETFNKKCEVLH; encoded by the coding sequence ATGATATACAAGGAAAACGTTTTTAGAGAAAGGAAAAGTACAGAAAAAAAGTCAAAAATTCTTATAGCAGTGATTTTAAATCTTTTTATCGTAGTTTTACAGATAATATTTGGTCTTTACTCAAACTCAGTTTCTTTAATAACTGATGCAGTCCATAACTTTCAAGATGTTTTAAGTTTAATAGTTGCCTTAGTGGCTGTGTACGCAATTTCAAGAAAGCCATCGTTTGAGATGACATACGGCTTTTTAAAAGCTGAAGCGATGGCAAGTTTTGTCAACAACTTAGTCCTTTTATTTACGTTAATTTTTATATCCTATGAAGCAGTTGTTAGATTTATAAATCCAGAAGAAGTAAAAAGCTTTTACGTTATTGTATTTGGTTTTTTAGCTTTTGTTATTAACCTTTTTTCAGCTTTGATTTTAAAAACTCATCATCACCACGACCATGATGACCACCATCACGAAGATATAAATATAAAAGCAGCTTACTTACACCTTTTAAGTGATGCCTTGTTATCTTTAGCTGTAGTTGTTGGTGGAGTGTTTATGTACCTGTTTTCCATTTACTGGATTGACCCTGTTTTGTCTTTAATTTTTGTAGGGTACATTATAAAAGAGGTTTTTAAGGGTTTAAAAGAAAGCTACTCTATCCTTATGGAAGCTGTACCAAAAAATATAGATTTAGAATCTCTTATTCAGGATATAGAAAAAAACTTTCCCCATATAGTAGAGATTCACGATATTCACGTTTGGAGATTAAGCTCAAGCGATACATACCTTACAGCCCACATAGTTTTAGATGATTTAGCCTACTTTGAAGAGCTTTTAGAAGATTTGGAAGTGTACTTAAAAAATAAAGGGATAAACCACATTACAATCCAGCCAGAGACCTTTAACAAAAAATGTGAGGTCTTACATTAA
- the mqnE gene encoding aminofutalosine synthase MqnE, translating to MLDIDRALSLASDKEIFPIIDKVLQGERLPFEDGVKLFKTNDILTLGYLANYITEKKNGKYAYFVINRQINPTNVCVLDCKFCAFAQMDKNDPRAYELSYDQIVEKARYAVENGATEVHIVGGLHPEWDFQTYLNIVSIIKKNFPNLHIKAFTAVEIDYFSQISGLSYEEVLIKLKEAGLGSLPGGGAEIFSPNIRRIIAPKKIGYKKYLEIHKTAHRLGLHSTTTMLYGHVESYEDRVDHMLKIREAQDETGGFTCFIPLAYQPENNELPVYDFTTGIDDLKTIAVSRLMLDNIDHVKAYWVMIGEKTAQVALNFGADDMDGTVMEEKIAHFAGAKSPTQQQKEKLIRLIKEAGKIPVERDTLYNPIRIYE from the coding sequence ATGTTAGATATAGATAGAGCTTTATCTTTAGCATCAGACAAAGAGATTTTTCCAATTATAGACAAAGTACTACAAGGAGAGAGATTACCTTTTGAAGATGGGGTTAAACTCTTTAAAACGAATGATATCCTAACTCTTGGCTATCTTGCAAACTACATCACAGAAAAGAAAAACGGGAAGTATGCTTACTTTGTAATAAACAGACAGATAAACCCTACTAACGTCTGTGTTTTAGATTGTAAGTTCTGTGCTTTTGCCCAGATGGACAAAAACGACCCAAGAGCTTATGAGTTAAGTTATGACCAGATAGTGGAAAAAGCCAGATACGCAGTGGAAAACGGTGCAACTGAAGTTCATATAGTTGGTGGACTTCACCCTGAGTGGGATTTCCAAACTTACTTAAACATAGTATCTATAATAAAGAAAAACTTTCCAAACCTTCATATAAAAGCCTTTACAGCTGTTGAGATAGATTACTTTTCCCAAATCTCAGGACTTTCCTACGAAGAAGTCTTAATAAAACTAAAAGAAGCAGGACTTGGAAGCCTTCCTGGTGGAGGAGCTGAAATTTTTTCCCCAAACATCAGAAGAATAATAGCTCCTAAAAAGATAGGTTATAAAAAGTACTTAGAGATACACAAAACAGCCCATAGACTTGGCTTACACTCTACTACTACGATGTTGTACGGACATGTTGAGAGTTATGAAGATAGGGTAGACCATATGTTAAAGATAAGAGAAGCTCAGGATGAGACTGGAGGATTTACCTGTTTTATACCCCTTGCCTACCAACCAGAAAACAATGAATTACCTGTCTACGACTTTACAACAGGTATAGATGATTTAAAGACTATTGCAGTATCAAGACTTATGTTAGATAACATAGACCATGTAAAAGCCTACTGGGTTATGATAGGAGAAAAGACAGCTCAGGTAGCTCTAAACTTTGGAGCTGACGATATGGACGGGACTGTGATGGAAGAAAAGATAGCCCACTTTGCTGGTGCAAAATCCCCAACCCAGCAACAAAAAGAAAAACTTATAAGACTTATAAAAGAAGCAGGAAAAATTCCTGTAGAAAGAGATACACTTTACAACCCTATAAGAATCTATGAGTAA
- the lptA gene encoding lipopolysaccharide transport periplasmic protein LptA, producing the protein MVKVLVVLVLIFSVSFAQINKTENKKEPVVINADKLEYYNKEKVAVYSGNVDVKKGNFNLKADTVKIYLDEKGDVSRIYAVGNVYFQQENKWGKSKEAEYYKDKNLIILKNNAEVHQGKNVVEGDEIYYYIDEEKAVATSKGSRVRSVLFPKEKEEK; encoded by the coding sequence ATGGTTAAAGTGTTGGTTGTTTTAGTTTTGATTTTTAGTGTTTCCTTTGCCCAAATAAATAAAACCGAGAACAAAAAAGAACCTGTTGTTATAAACGCAGATAAGCTAGAATACTACAACAAAGAAAAAGTAGCTGTCTATTCTGGGAATGTAGATGTAAAAAAAGGAAACTTTAATTTAAAGGCTGATACTGTAAAGATATACTTAGACGAAAAAGGAGATGTATCTAGAATATACGCAGTAGGAAACGTATACTTCCAACAAGAAAACAAATGGGGAAAATCGAAGGAAGCTGAGTACTACAAAGATAAAAATCTAATAATCCTTAAAAACAATGCAGAAGTCCATCAAGGTAAAAATGTTGTTGAAGGAGATGAGATTTATTATTATATAGACGAAGAGAAAGCAGTTGCAACATCAAAAGGTAGTAGAGTAAGGTCTGTACTATTTCCTAAAGAAAAAGAGGAAAAATGA